The following proteins are encoded in a genomic region of Micromonospora olivasterospora:
- the rnpA gene encoding ribonuclease P protein component, translating to MLAAAQRLRRSSDFAAAVRSGRRVGRGSVVVHLTLPTTPEATPEPARNTGAEETSPPTRAGFVVSKAVGPAVVRNTVRRRLRHLVRERLAALPPGSTLVVRALPPAAEASYARLGADLDATLAAARSPRTRRPR from the coding sequence GTGCTGGCCGCCGCGCAACGACTGCGGCGCAGCAGCGACTTCGCCGCAGCGGTCCGGAGTGGCCGACGCGTGGGCCGAGGCTCCGTCGTCGTCCATCTGACCCTGCCCACCACGCCCGAGGCCACGCCTGAGCCGGCGCGGAATACCGGTGCGGAGGAGACCTCCCCGCCGACCCGCGCCGGCTTCGTCGTGTCCAAGGCCGTCGGCCCGGCCGTCGTCCGCAACACGGTCCGGCGCCGGCTCCGGCACCTGGTCCGCGAGCGGCTGGCGGCCCTGCCACCGGGCAGCACCCTGGTCGTACGCGCGTTGCCGCCCGCGGCCGAGGCGTCGTACGCGCGGCTGGGCGCGGACCTCGACGCCACGCTCGCCGCGGCCCGGTCCCCCCGGACGCGGCGGCCCCGGTGA
- the dnaA gene encoding chromosomal replication initiator protein DnaA, translated as MAGTTDLAAVWTATTDELADEIISAQQRAYLRLTRLRAIVEDTALLSVPDAFTRDVIESRLRPAITDALTRRLGRPIQVAVTVRVAEDPSGRPAGTVYRAAPEAGPGGPPGYDPPQFDARGYDGDARGYEGPGGGRPEPEDAFSITGYPGPGDQDHARPGRAEGDDAPELGPAGPGLDASPRPPAAGGHRPGLIPASRDAQEPLFSASFADPLPTPRSAQERHGFEDRPRVDPDARPYEPRYRDGGAPPRLPRDGGTDSGPGRGAPDHRPGVRDDRRLPGGADAGGNRLNPKYMFETFVIGSSNRFAHAAAVAVAESPAKAYNPLFIYGSSGLGKTHLLHAIGHYATTLGNARSVRYVSTEEFTNDFINSLRDDKTSAFQRRYRDVDILLIDDIQFLENRERTQEEFFHTFNTLHNANKQIVITSDRSPKQLATLEDRLRTRFEWGLLADIQPPDLETRIAILQKKAAQERLFAPPDVLEFIASRVSNSIRELEGALIRVTAFASLTRSTVELSLAEEVLRDFIPDGAGPEITADQIMVSTADYFGVSLEDLRGHSRSRVLVNARQVAMYLCRELTDLSLPRIGQAFGGRDHTTVMHADRKIRQQMAERRSLYNQIAELTNRIKQTT; from the coding sequence GTGGCCGGTACGACCGACCTTGCCGCGGTGTGGACGGCGACGACCGACGAGCTCGCCGACGAGATCATCTCTGCCCAGCAGCGCGCGTACCTGAGGCTCACCCGGCTCCGCGCGATCGTCGAGGACACCGCGCTGCTCTCCGTCCCGGACGCGTTCACCCGGGACGTGATCGAGTCCCGGCTGCGGCCCGCGATCACCGACGCGCTGACCCGGCGGCTGGGCCGGCCGATCCAGGTGGCGGTGACCGTACGGGTCGCCGAGGACCCCTCGGGCCGCCCGGCGGGCACCGTCTACCGCGCCGCCCCGGAGGCCGGCCCGGGTGGGCCACCCGGCTACGACCCCCCGCAGTTCGACGCCCGGGGGTACGACGGCGACGCCCGCGGCTACGAAGGGCCCGGCGGGGGCCGGCCCGAGCCGGAGGACGCCTTCTCCATCACCGGCTACCCGGGGCCGGGTGACCAGGACCACGCCCGGCCGGGGCGCGCCGAGGGAGACGACGCTCCCGAGCTCGGTCCCGCCGGGCCGGGCCTGGACGCCTCGCCCCGCCCGCCCGCCGCCGGCGGCCACCGGCCGGGGCTGATCCCGGCCAGCCGGGACGCCCAGGAGCCGCTGTTCAGCGCCAGCTTCGCCGACCCGCTGCCCACCCCCCGGTCAGCGCAGGAACGGCACGGCTTCGAGGACCGGCCCCGGGTCGACCCCGACGCCCGCCCCTACGAGCCCCGCTACCGCGACGGCGGCGCGCCGCCGCGACTGCCGCGGGACGGCGGCACGGACAGCGGCCCCGGTCGCGGCGCGCCCGATCACCGGCCGGGCGTACGGGACGACCGGAGGCTCCCCGGGGGCGCGGACGCCGGGGGCAACCGGCTCAATCCGAAGTACATGTTCGAGACGTTCGTCATCGGCTCGTCCAACCGGTTCGCGCACGCCGCGGCGGTGGCGGTGGCCGAGTCGCCCGCGAAGGCGTACAACCCGCTGTTCATCTACGGCAGCTCAGGCCTCGGCAAGACGCACCTGCTGCACGCCATCGGCCACTACGCCACGACGCTCGGCAACGCCCGCTCGGTCCGGTACGTCTCGACCGAGGAGTTCACCAACGACTTCATCAACTCCCTGCGGGACGACAAGACCAGCGCCTTCCAGCGCCGCTACCGCGACGTCGACATCCTGTTGATCGACGACATCCAGTTCCTGGAGAACCGCGAGCGGACCCAGGAGGAGTTCTTCCACACCTTCAACACGCTGCACAACGCCAACAAGCAGATCGTGATCACCTCGGACCGGTCGCCGAAGCAACTGGCCACCCTGGAGGACCGGCTGCGCACCCGGTTCGAGTGGGGCCTGCTCGCCGACATCCAGCCGCCGGACCTGGAGACCCGCATCGCGATCCTGCAGAAGAAGGCGGCCCAGGAACGCCTGTTCGCCCCGCCGGACGTGCTGGAGTTCATCGCCTCCCGGGTGTCGAACTCGATCCGGGAGCTGGAGGGGGCGCTGATCCGGGTCACCGCGTTCGCCAGCCTCACCCGGTCGACCGTGGAGCTGTCGCTGGCCGAGGAGGTGCTGCGGGACTTCATCCCCGACGGCGCCGGGCCGGAGATCACCGCCGACCAGATCATGGTCTCCACCGCCGACTACTTCGGCGTCAGCCTGGAGGACCTGCGCGGCCACTCCCGGTCGCGGGTGCTGGTCAACGCCCGCCAGGTCGCCATGTACCTGTGCCGGGAGCTGACCGACCTGTCGCTGCCCCGGATCGGGCAGGCGTTCGGCGGCCGGGACCACACCACCGTGATGCACGCCGACCGGAAGATCCGGCAGCAGATGGCGGAGCGCCGCTCGCTGTACAACCAGATCGCCGAGCTGACCAACCGCATCAAGCAGACGACCTGA
- the yidD gene encoding membrane protein insertion efficiency factor YidD, which produces MMAIVAYRRWISPALPARCRFYPSCSAYALEAVARHGAIRGAGLTVWRLLRCHPFHPGGYDPVPEPGGRRRADVTGA; this is translated from the coding sequence ATGATGGCCATCGTCGCGTACCGTCGTTGGATAAGCCCGGCGCTGCCGGCCCGCTGTCGGTTCTACCCGTCGTGCAGTGCGTACGCCCTCGAGGCGGTGGCCCGGCACGGCGCCATCCGGGGAGCCGGCCTGACGGTCTGGCGGCTGCTGCGCTGCCACCCCTTTCACCCAGGTGGATACGACCCGGTGCCAGAGCCGGGCGGCCGCCGCCGCGCCGACGTGACTGGAGCCTGA
- the yidC gene encoding membrane protein insertase YidC — MFNLDWIYYAISWILLTWHSAWDAIGVPAEAVIGTNFSWILAIVFLVVTVRVILFPVFVKQIKSQRAMQALQPKVKELQEKHKGDRETLQKEMMELYRKEKANPLMGCLPMFLQIPVFLGLFHVLKRLNPFKEEDKKTLYGWAVDQFNSASHAKLFTAPIAGKFGSTADELTNLGANGTTVKVIAGILVLVMMGTTYLTSRQMILKTGWAEDPQQRMVQRLMLYGIPLSLLVSGSIFPIGVIIYWVTNNLFTLGQQQWVLRKYPPLVTTPAKGAGVGRGPVQPAKSGGLFGRKAAQAPAKQAPSAPKVAAPKPGAKPVNPKKGRPAKRQG, encoded by the coding sequence GTGTTTAACCTCGACTGGATCTACTACGCGATCTCGTGGATCCTGCTGACCTGGCACTCGGCCTGGGATGCCATCGGGGTGCCCGCCGAGGCGGTGATCGGGACGAACTTCTCCTGGATCCTGGCCATCGTCTTCCTGGTGGTCACCGTTCGGGTGATTCTGTTCCCGGTCTTCGTCAAGCAGATCAAGTCCCAGCGGGCCATGCAGGCGCTCCAGCCGAAGGTCAAGGAGCTCCAGGAGAAGCACAAGGGTGACCGGGAGACGCTCCAGAAGGAGATGATGGAGCTCTACCGGAAGGAAAAGGCCAACCCGCTGATGGGCTGCCTTCCGATGTTCCTCCAGATCCCGGTCTTCCTCGGCCTCTTCCATGTACTGAAGCGACTTAATCCCTTCAAGGAGGAGGACAAGAAGACCCTGTACGGCTGGGCCGTCGACCAGTTCAACAGCGCCTCCCACGCGAAGCTGTTCACCGCCCCGATTGCCGGCAAGTTCGGCTCGACCGCCGACGAGCTGACCAACCTCGGCGCCAACGGCACCACCGTGAAGGTGATCGCCGGCATCCTGGTCCTGGTGATGATGGGCACCACCTACCTCACCAGCCGCCAGATGATCCTCAAGACCGGCTGGGCCGAGGACCCGCAGCAGCGGATGGTGCAGCGCCTGATGCTTTACGGCATCCCGCTGTCGCTGCTCGTGTCCGGCTCGATCTTCCCGATCGGTGTGATCATCTACTGGGTCACGAACAACCTCTTCACGCTCGGCCAGCAGCAGTGGGTCCTGCGCAAGTACCCGCCGCTGGTGACCACGCCCGCCAAGGGCGCCGGTGTGGGCCGCGGTCCGGTTCAGCCGGCCAAGAGCGGCGGCCTGTTCGGCCGCAAGGCCGCCCAGGCGCCGGCCAAGCAGGCCCCGTCCGCGCCGAAGGTCGCCGCCCCGAAGCCGGGCGCCAAGCCGGTCAACCCGAAGAAGGGCCGCCCGGCCAAGCGGCAGGGCTGA
- the dnaN gene encoding DNA polymerase III subunit beta, with protein MKFRVERDALAEAVAWTAKSLPSRPSVPVLAGVMLRVTDGNLQVSGFDYEVSSQVTVEVQGDADGAALVSGRLLAEITKALPAKPVDIAAVGAHLELVCGSARFTLPTMPVEDYPSLPEMPESAGTVDAAVFAAAVAQVAVAAGRDETLPMMTGVRIELNGGMLAMLATDRYRLALREMEWNPDDPEVSINALVPARTLHDTAKALGPLGGQVTMALSQGAAGEGMIGFSGGTRRTTSRLLDGANYPPVRSLFPSTYNAEARVPVSTLIEVVKRVALVAERTTPVLLSFSSDGLVVEAGGTEEARASEAMEATFTGEPLTIGFNPQYLIDGLANLNAQFALLSFVDAFKPAVICPAGEDGEVIPGYRYLIMPIRVSR; from the coding sequence ATGAAGTTCCGAGTGGAGCGCGACGCGCTCGCCGAGGCCGTGGCGTGGACCGCGAAGAGCCTGCCCAGCCGGCCGTCCGTACCGGTGCTGGCTGGTGTGATGCTGCGGGTCACCGACGGCAACCTGCAGGTCTCCGGGTTCGACTACGAGGTCTCCAGCCAGGTGACGGTCGAGGTACAGGGTGACGCCGACGGCGCGGCCCTCGTCTCCGGCCGGCTGCTCGCCGAGATCACCAAGGCGCTCCCGGCCAAGCCGGTGGACATCGCCGCCGTGGGCGCGCACCTCGAACTCGTCTGCGGCAGCGCCCGGTTCACCCTGCCCACCATGCCGGTGGAGGACTACCCGTCCCTGCCCGAGATGCCGGAGAGCGCCGGCACGGTTGACGCCGCCGTGTTCGCCGCGGCCGTCGCCCAGGTCGCCGTCGCCGCCGGCCGGGACGAGACGCTGCCGATGATGACCGGCGTGCGCATCGAGCTGAACGGCGGCATGCTCGCCATGCTCGCCACCGACCGGTACCGGCTCGCCCTGCGCGAGATGGAGTGGAACCCGGACGACCCCGAGGTGAGCATCAACGCCCTGGTGCCGGCCCGGACGCTGCACGACACCGCCAAGGCCCTCGGCCCGCTCGGCGGCCAGGTGACCATGGCCCTGTCCCAGGGCGCGGCCGGCGAGGGCATGATCGGCTTCTCCGGCGGCACCCGGCGCACCACGAGCCGGCTGCTCGACGGCGCCAACTACCCACCGGTGCGCTCCCTGTTCCCCAGCACGTACAACGCCGAGGCCCGGGTGCCGGTCAGCACCCTCATCGAGGTCGTCAAGCGGGTCGCGCTGGTGGCCGAACGCACCACCCCGGTGCTGCTCAGCTTCAGCTCCGACGGGCTGGTAGTCGAGGCCGGCGGCACGGAGGAGGCGCGGGCCAGCGAGGCCATGGAGGCCACCTTCACCGGCGAGCCGCTGACCATCGGCTTCAACCCGCAGTACCTGATCGACGGCCTGGCCAACCTGAACGCCCAGTTCGCACTGCTGTCGTTCGTCGACGCCTTCAAGCCGGCGGTGATCTGCCCCGCCGGTGAGGATGGCGAGGTCATCCCTGGGTACCGGTACCTCATCATGCCGATCCGCGTCTCCCGCTGA
- the rpmH gene encoding 50S ribosomal protein L34 gives MSKRTYQPNNRRRAKTHGFRLRMRTRAGRAIISTRRAKGRARLSA, from the coding sequence GTGAGCAAGCGCACCTACCAGCCGAACAACCGCCGGCGCGCGAAGACCCACGGCTTCCGGCTGCGCATGCGCACCCGTGCCGGCCGCGCCATCATCTCGACCCGTCGCGCCAAGGGCCGCGCCCGCCTGTCGGCCTGA
- a CDS encoding DUF721 domain-containing protein, with amino-acid sequence MPAEPRRPPSGDPPTGPTPANAAGSAGADASAAGPRAGKADAPDGVSGPELARAVLDAAKARREAAARTRRRGAVSGDGAGGRRLRGYSGPGPDPRDPQPLGAVLAKLVKARGWEQPAAEATVFGSWERVVGPEVAQHSRPVKLENGELTVEARSTAWATQLRLLAGSLLQQIAREVGHNVVRKLHIHGPAAPSWSKGPRRVRGRGPRDTYG; translated from the coding sequence GTGCCGGCTGAACCGAGGCGTCCGCCGTCGGGCGACCCGCCCACCGGCCCGACCCCGGCCAACGCAGCGGGTTCCGCGGGCGCCGACGCGTCTGCCGCCGGGCCGCGAGCCGGGAAGGCCGACGCGCCGGACGGCGTCTCCGGGCCGGAGCTGGCCCGCGCGGTGCTGGACGCCGCAAAGGCCCGGCGCGAGGCCGCGGCCAGGACGCGCCGGCGCGGCGCCGTGTCGGGGGACGGCGCGGGCGGCCGGCGGCTGCGCGGCTACTCCGGCCCGGGGCCGGACCCGCGCGACCCGCAGCCGCTCGGCGCGGTGCTGGCCAAGCTGGTCAAGGCACGCGGCTGGGAGCAGCCGGCCGCCGAGGCGACGGTCTTCGGCTCGTGGGAGCGGGTGGTCGGGCCGGAGGTGGCCCAGCACAGCCGCCCGGTCAAGTTGGAGAACGGCGAGCTGACCGTGGAGGCGCGGTCCACCGCCTGGGCGACCCAGTTGCGGCTGCTCGCCGGCTCGCTGTTGCAGCAGATCGCCCGTGAGGTGGGGCACAACGTGGTGCGCAAGCTGCACATCCACGGCCCGGCCGCGCCGTCCTGGTCCAAGGGGCCGCGCCGCGTCCGCGGCCGGGGGCCCCGCGACACGTACGGCTGA
- the recF gene encoding DNA replication/repair protein RecF (All proteins in this family for which functions are known are DNA-binding proteins that assist the filamentation of RecA onto DNA for the initiation of recombination or recombinational repair.), with amino-acid sequence MYVRRLELVDFRSYERVGVDLEPGPNVLIGANGVGKTNIVEALGYVATLDSHRVATDAPLVRMGASSAVIRCSVVHEGRELLVELEIVPGKANRARLGRSSARRARDVLGALRLVLFAPEDLELVRGDPSERRRYLDDLLVSRQPRYAGVRADYERVVKQRNALLRTAYLARKTGGSRGGDLSTLAVWDTHLARHGAELLAGRLELVAALGPHVAKAYDAVAAGRGAASIAYRPSLELPDPAPDRAALAEALLAALAESRSAEVERGMTLVGPHRDDLALALGPLPAKGYASHGESWSFALALRLAGYDLLRSDGIEPVLVLDDVFAELDAGRRERLAELVGGASQLLVTCAVDDDVPAGLRGVRYQVGEGTVRRAG; translated from the coding sequence GTGTACGTCCGCCGGCTCGAACTGGTCGACTTCCGCTCGTACGAGCGGGTCGGTGTCGATCTTGAGCCGGGGCCGAACGTCCTGATCGGCGCCAACGGCGTCGGCAAGACCAACATCGTCGAGGCGCTGGGCTACGTGGCGACCCTGGACTCGCATCGGGTCGCCACGGACGCCCCCCTCGTCCGGATGGGTGCGTCCTCGGCCGTGATCCGCTGCTCCGTGGTGCACGAGGGGCGCGAGCTGCTGGTCGAGCTGGAGATCGTTCCCGGCAAGGCCAACCGGGCCCGGCTCGGACGCTCGTCGGCCCGGCGGGCGCGGGACGTGCTCGGCGCGCTGCGGCTGGTGCTCTTCGCCCCGGAGGACCTGGAACTCGTCCGGGGCGACCCGTCGGAGCGCCGCCGCTACCTCGACGACCTGCTGGTCAGCCGGCAGCCCCGGTACGCCGGGGTGCGCGCCGACTACGAGCGGGTGGTCAAGCAGCGCAACGCCCTGCTGCGCACCGCGTACCTGGCCCGCAAGACAGGCGGGTCTCGGGGCGGCGACCTGTCCACCCTCGCGGTCTGGGACACCCATCTGGCCCGGCACGGCGCCGAGCTGCTCGCCGGCCGGCTGGAGCTGGTGGCCGCGCTCGGTCCGCACGTCGCCAAGGCGTACGACGCGGTTGCCGCGGGGCGGGGCGCGGCGAGCATCGCGTACCGGCCGTCGCTGGAGTTGCCCGACCCGGCGCCGGACCGTGCGGCGCTGGCCGAGGCGCTGCTCGCGGCGCTCGCGGAGTCCCGATCCGCCGAGGTCGAGCGGGGCATGACCCTGGTCGGCCCGCACCGCGACGACCTGGCCCTCGCCCTCGGCCCGCTGCCCGCCAAGGGGTACGCCAGCCACGGCGAGTCGTGGTCGTTCGCGCTGGCGCTGCGGCTGGCCGGGTACGACCTGCTGCGCTCCGACGGCATCGAGCCGGTGCTGGTGCTCGACGACGTCTTCGCCGAGCTGGACGCCGGCCGCCGGGAACGGCTGGCGGAGCTGGTCGGCGGGGCGAGCCAGCTGCTCGTCACCTGCGCTGTGGACGACGACGTGCCGGCCGGCCTGCGCGGCGTCCGGTACCAGGTGGGCGAGGGGACGGTACGCCGTGCCGGCTGA
- the gnd gene encoding phosphogluconate dehydrogenase (NAD(+)-dependent, decarboxylating), whose protein sequence is MQLGLVGLGRMGGNMRERLRAAGHEVVGFDQNAELSDVASLAELAEKLESPRAVWVMVPAGVTDATIDELAAVLGEGDIVIDGGNSRFSDDGPRAERLHEQGIGYLDVGVSGGVWGKQNGYALMVGGAQEHVDRLMPIFEALKPAGEFGFVHAGPVGAGHYAKMVHNGIEYGLMHAYAEGYELLAKSELVTNVPGVFKSWREGTVVRSWLLDLLDRALDEDPELAELSGYTEDTGEGRWTVDEAVRLAVPLNVIAASLFARFASRQDDSPAMKAVAALRQQFGGHAVVRRKS, encoded by the coding sequence ATGCAGCTCGGCCTGGTAGGACTCGGCCGGATGGGCGGCAACATGCGCGAGCGGTTGCGCGCCGCCGGGCACGAGGTCGTGGGCTTCGACCAGAACGCGGAGTTGAGCGACGTCGCGAGCCTGGCCGAACTGGCGGAAAAGCTCGAGTCGCCGCGCGCGGTCTGGGTGATGGTCCCGGCCGGCGTGACCGACGCGACCATCGACGAGCTGGCCGCGGTGCTGGGCGAGGGCGACATCGTCATCGATGGCGGCAACTCGCGGTTCAGCGACGACGGCCCCCGCGCCGAGCGCCTGCACGAGCAGGGCATCGGCTACCTCGACGTCGGCGTCTCCGGCGGCGTCTGGGGCAAGCAGAACGGGTACGCCCTGATGGTCGGCGGCGCGCAGGAGCACGTCGACCGGCTCATGCCGATCTTCGAGGCGCTCAAGCCGGCCGGCGAGTTCGGCTTCGTGCACGCCGGCCCGGTCGGCGCCGGCCACTACGCCAAGATGGTGCACAACGGCATCGAGTACGGCCTGATGCACGCCTACGCCGAGGGCTACGAACTGCTCGCCAAGTCCGAGCTGGTGACCAACGTGCCGGGGGTGTTCAAGTCCTGGCGCGAGGGCACCGTCGTCCGCTCCTGGCTGCTCGACCTGCTGGACCGGGCGCTGGACGAGGACCCGGAGCTCGCCGAGCTCAGCGGCTACACCGAGGACACGGGCGAGGGTCGGTGGACGGTCGACGAGGCCGTCCGGCTCGCCGTGCCGCTGAACGTCATCGCCGCGTCGCTGTTCGCCCGGTTCGCCTCCCGGCAGGACGACTCGCCCGCGATGAAGGCCGTCGCCGCGCTGCGTCAGCAGTTCGGCGGGCATGCCGTCGTCCGGCGCAAGAGCTGA